CAACATGTCATTATTATATTTGTGCTTATAAGTATGTAACAATAAAGTTCTTACTTTTTACAACAGAATCTGATCTACAGCCGATTATGTTTTGATTATAGCTTTAATGAGAATGAAAGCTAATGCCATCAGTTTTCTTATTTTCGGTATCTATgttcttatttttgttttgatgtCACCAGGGCAGAGCCTATGCTGGCACAGATCAAGGAGGATAGGACAGTTGTCACCTCTCCGGTGTTTGACCGAGTCAATTATGATGACCTTGAAGTAGTTTGGTACGAACCTAACGCTCAAGGCTTTGACTGGGCGCTGTGGTGTTTGTACGAGCCTTTCGACCCTGAATGGTACAAAGATCAATTAAAACCTGGAAAGTGAGTAGACTGAGACAGAGATGTAAACATAATAACACATAACATATTTTTTCTCATCGCTTACAGtggagacttcttccaaaaaacatctccttacaAAAGAAATGTCAGCAGATTTTTAACCCAGTTTTTATTCCCTTAATTATTCCTCTTTTGGTGATTATATAAATCGTCAAGCCAAGTCAAGATGTTGCTGTAGATGTGACAACGCATTAAAAAAGACCACATGCAGCTGCAGTGTTTTTGTTGCTGAAATCATTCAGAAAATAATGGACAATATTATGATTTCAGTGCTTTGGTATAATCATATGATCCTCTCCATTCCCAAGGTCTCCATCTGTTATGGGAATTCTGGTTGCAGACAGAGCTTTCCTGGGGGAGATCGGCAGCCTGGATGCAGGGATGGAGGTTTACGGTGGAGAAAATGTAGAGCTTGGTATTCGGGTGAGACCTTTTATGCTTAGTGTCGTTGTTAGGTCTGTATGTGGCTGAGTGTAATTCACCTGTGGAGCAATAGCTGATCTGGGTTCATGTTCAGGTATGGACGTGTGGTGGGAGCATTAAGGTAGTGCCGTGCTCCAAGATCGCCCACATAGAGAGATCTCACAAGCCGTACGCACCCGATCTGACCAAACACATGATAAGGAACGCGCTGCGGGTGGCTGACATCTGGATGGATGAGTACAAGTATCATGTTAACATAGCCTGGAACCTTCCACTTAAAGTGAGTAGACTGGGATATTTATTACTGATGCTCTGATGAAACTATATACTATTTTGCTACTCAATAATATCAGTGATAATAGAAGAATAATCAACAGATGGATGATGAAGCAGGGGAAATGTGAACACCAAAAATGTagagttttatttctcttatacctcAGCAATTTCTGTCCATTCACTGTTACATTTCTTGTTGTAGAAtgtccattttaaaaaaaacaggttagttcctgttctcacttacgcTATAGCATCTGTAAATGTTTGgttgtgatagatagatagatagatagatagatagatagatagatagatagatagatagatagatagatagatagatagatagatagatagatagatagatagatagatagacagacagacagacagacagacagtttgaGTTTAACAAGTCAGATTTGTTGTTTTCCTCAAACAGGATCATGGCATTGATTTTGGGGATAcgtcagaaagaaaaaaactcagGGAGAAACTTGGCTGTAAACCCTTCAAGTGGTACGTGGAGAACGTTTATCCTaatctagaccactggatcaacCTTTTGGGCTACGGAGGAGTAAGTCTTCTCTTGCTAAGAATGTTCTTTTATTAGAACCTATGGTCAAATGTCATATaattctgaattatttttattgtgcataaaaacatgattaataataatgatagttaCTATGACTCATCATGTTgattaataataagaaatatattattattattttaagatcACTTCACATTATtgtataaatattcattaatcGTTATTTTCAACAGTGCAACTTTCACATTACCTGACAGTTTTGTTCGTCATGTGTAAAGCAAATGCTAACTGTACAAACAGTTTAATCATTACTCGAGATCTCGAGGCTGTAGGGTGCAAGGCTGCCAAATAGCCAATGGCCAAATGTTGAAATAAACCCTTCAGTAATGTCTGAGGTCAATGTgactgtaacgtctgggacccccgccctatgcggggctcgaccccagacgcccgtggtgtgtgtgcgcacgccagcacacggtgtaatgagacccatgtgcaggattcagcgaagcactgcttttattacatttaagacgcgacatagggaaacaaacgtaacacaagacatggcgtggttaactaaacaaaacaaaaacaaaacctagaccttagcttggacatggaacctagcaaacaaaaccccaacagaaaccacggtacagataacaatcatggacaaggacacaaacacaaggatccctatttataggggtaaacattagggctaatgggatacaggtgacaatcaggataggaacaataggaagggcgtaacaaaagacacacaaagaagcaggcttccaaggttcacctgccagtgccctctctgggcctggcagggaactgtccagctgttcctaaCAGTGACCCCAAAAGCAACTTCCACATCTCTGAAAAATATGCTTATCATATTTATATACCTTGAATTTTCCTGACTGGTGATGAATATATTCAACgaatttataaacacacacacgtcttgtGTTATCTAGAGTTTTCTAAATGCTTGTACACATTTAAACCCTTATCTGACTTTATACACAGATTATTTACCTGTTCTGTTTCCTCtttttattacagtaaacagcATGTATACTTTTTGGagatttctctttatttcactATTAAATGAAGGCCCATTGTTTGTCCTTTTCAGTGTTTCCATATATCTAAAAAATGTCAACGAGTAAAACCCTACTTGTGAAAACAATATGTTTTTACATACACAGAATCAAAAATCAGAACTTAGTTAaggtaataaatataaattatttatagaaggtaataaatataaatttcaaTAAGAAAATATGTTTTCATCATCTTTTCCCATGGCTCCTGATTGAGAGCTTGAATGGTTTTCCCTTCTCCCTTGCTTTGAGTAATTTATGACGTATTAAATCATTTGAGGTTAGTATGACCCCACAAATTATGCTGAAATTTTTCACGTGACAGGAGGGTTAAGAAAACATCCTCAGAAACAGAACAACTTGTTTGTGACATACAAAACTTTTCAAACATGATGGAAGGAATTAAGCCTGGCGACTTTACCGCTTCAAGAAATGTCAAATTACTACATACTAAGGTTATGTGTCAATTTCTCTGATCCAAAGAAAGATCTAAAGTTATGTATTTTTTCATTCGGCTGGATTTATTCAATTCATCCCTATCTATTTTTCCTTAAAGGTACAAAATTTAGATTCGCAGTTGTGCTTGGATCAAGGTCCTGTCCCGGGTCATACTCCTGTAGCGTATACATGCCACTATTACAATCCTCAGGTGAGTACCTGTAACCACagctgctctaattcatcacctGTCACTCAAATCACTCAAATACGAGCACTGatctctttgtttgtttttttcccagtaTACCTTTTACCGAGAAAGTGGCGAGTTTTATATCGGTCAGCTCACATCACATAAATACAAGGAAAACAGATGTCTGGCAGATCCTGGCACGGGGAACGTCCCTGGCTTATACAAATGCAGAGAAGCCTTGATGAAGAACATGGGCATTTACTGGGATTTTAAGCAGGTGCTGTAAATCATTCAGCAGAgcgtttttaatcatttttgcaATGTAATAGTCCTGTAATGAGAACTTTTCAGCCCATGTGCTCATCAAATTTTGTACTGTAAGCACTGGCaagttgctgtggtataagagaaatagaACATCTTCCTCACATTACATCCTTATATTCCATATTAATAAACAGGACATTTCTTATAAGAACTTTTAATCAGTCATcgacaagaagaagaagcctttattattgtcacatattcattgcacagtgaaattctttcttcacatattccaatttttggaggttagggtcagagcgcagattcagctatgatacagctcccctggagcagtgagggttaagggccttgctcaggagcccagcggtggcagattggtggtgctggggcttgaaccctgatcttctgatcaatgGGGCCCTTCTTATGACTGACTATATAAATATCCTTATAAGAAATACCCTGTTTATTAATATGGAATAGAAGGATGTAATGTgaggaaaatgttttatttctcttataccacagtaacTTGCTGATGGTATAAGAGATGTTTTATGTCTCTTCTCTTACTCTGCAGGGTGGTGAACTGCGCAACCGCAAGACGAACAGATGTTTGGAAATCCACCATCACACTCTTGTTATTCAGAACTGCTCAGGACAACGATGGCGCAAGAAATATGTCATCAGACCTTTCTGATGGTTTATCTGTCTCGTTTCCAttgacagtcagtcagtcagtctacCGGCACAAAGTTCATGTAAAACTCTGAGTTTATGTTCTGGATATAAATAACTAAGAATACAACAAGACGAGAATCCTGAACAGAGGATATGAATAATTCTCCTTTCtagtttttatgaaaaaaacagggcagtggtggctcaagtggttgttgatcagaagatcagggttcctGGGTTCCATATTAATAAACAGGATATTTATTATAAggatatatatacagtatatagtcatTCATAAGAAGGGCCccgttgatcagaagatcagggttcaagccccagcaccaccattctgcctaagcaaggcccttaaccctctcttctGTAGGGGTGCTCTATCATAgctgaagaaagaatttcactgtgcagtaatgaatatgtgacaataataaaggcttcttcttctccttgtcAATGACTGATTAAAAGTCCTTAtaagaattaattttattaatttggaattaattaataaaattaattaatttagtttattaatatGGAATATAATGTGAGGAAGatgctttatttctcttataccacaccAACGTCCCAGTGATTACAGTACAAAATTTATTAATGAGCAACATGtcaggtttttattattttgtatgatTACTTTTAGTGTTTTGGAACATCCACAAATCAGATCAGTTcctcaacaaacaaacaaacaaacagctcaTCTATCACCAGCACCTCTTTTTTCTCCCCTTGTTTTCTATTACAGTGAAAAAGAttttttgaaataataataataataataataataataataataataataataataataataataataataaatacagtttgTAAGCCCAGgacagtcctgctggaaaacctAAAGTGACAAAGTTATAGCTTTACTGATGATTGTTCTGGACACTGCTGACACTGgcaataaatgtttaatgaatgtctcttcagaaaaaaaacaaaaacctcatCACATAGACAATAACATATAaaagtatgttttgttttgtttctttaaaccCGTTTCTTACAGAGATCATGAGCAGCGTTTGCCGTGCAtgtgaatgagccgttactgtagaaatgataAAGTATTAAAACAAACTTAACATAAACATATGATTTAACGTCAAACAGGAACTTATATCAGaggtgctgttatagaaaccaaaaaaaaatcagcaactTCTAACCAGTTAGATCCCAAAGTTCAAGAGTGAATGGATAATTGATTGGTTTAATTATTAATTGATTAATCAAGATCCCATGTCATTCATTCCAGCTATCAGAAAAAGAATCGTTTGTTTAAGATCATTTTGTCTTAGTTTGTGAAGAcgtaaaattgaattaaaaaaaaaattagataaattaaatattaatttaattaatttaatctcACTTATTtttgtgagaaactgtgtgtgttttactctcacattttttttaaactccaaCTTTTACTGGCTAAAGGTTTGCTGTGTgacaaatgaataaacacacaaataaaaacactattTGTTTTGAGTTAAAAGGTGTAAAATTTAATGTTAGTCCCAGCTGACAGAGTGGAGCATCAAGTCCAGGAAAAGAAACAGCGACAAGAATCAGTGGCCAAAGAGCTGAAGGAATATGGTGAGTTCAGAAACATCAAGTGGCAGGATTTAAAGGAGAAGTCCAGCCTGAAACACAATCAGTATGATTACAAGCAACTATTTCTGATGTGTTTAGTAATTCCAGGGCTAGTCTGATGATTAGTGTTGTATTTCTGTTAGTCCTGTGTGAAGTTAAAGGTTGTGTGTCACTCTGGCGTCACTGGGGGACTTTCCTAAGCTGCTTTCACACATACGGTGACTTAGAGACAAAGCACAAGCAGATCATTCATTTACATTGTCGAATTGTGGTAACGCGAGTGATGGCGAGCTTTGTCCACTAGAGACGCGACAAAGTTGAGGAAAGTTTGGGCAACTTCCAGGAGTGGAAAACAAAGGATGACTGTCAAGCAGAACAGTTCTGGACCGAAGTTCTGAACTACAAGGACGGCAGTGTTTTAAAGATCTGGCCCTGTCCCTTCTTGCAATGCCTTTAAGCAATGCTGACGTCGAAATGGTTTTTTCCTCAAATGGACCATGTGGAATCTAAACTGCGAAACAGAATGGGCCAGAAGACTCTCAGTAGCATATTGTGCATTCGCTACGGCCTAAGAAGACTCGGCATTTGCTGCAAGGACTTTGTCCCGAGCCATGAGATGTTGTAGCGCTTCAATGTTGGGATGTatagagatggagaggagaCAGGGGAGATGATGGGCAGTGAAGTGGACGAGCAGGATGACCTTCTTTTGTAaggtacattttttaatttttacaatGTTTTTGTAATGTATGAATTATCACAggctataataataaaaagaaaaacatactaATACTAACAGTTGAAATCTATTTTATTAGGCCATAAATATGTGGCCCCTGAATgctctttgtctttttctccttttgCATCTCTTCAATCCTGTTCTGCTCACAGCTGATCGGAGACGAGTGAAGAGCGCGTGCCCTCCCACTTTGTTGCtgatttttgttctgtttttgctTTTCAGAATAAAAGGGTGGTTTCAGTCTAATATGTTTGCAAGCTCATTTATTGATAATACATAATTGATAGTAAATAATATTGATGATAATCAATCATCAAATAATATTGGGCTTGCTTATTTGTCTCGCGACAGCTGGCGTCATTCGCATCCAAAACTAGAATGTGCGTTTTACTATCTATTTTTCATAAAACTACAACTATTATTACTGTAAGTACatatactaaacacacacatacagtacgtTATTGAATCGATTCCTAAACATTCGATTCAAGTATCGGTATCGATAGATGGCGCACGCGCTTTCGTGTTTCCAAGCAacggtgtgtgtttacagagcTAGTTCCTGGCTGGAGGTTTGCTGCgcgacaaataaataaaaacacaaataaaaacactattTGTTTCGAGTTAAAAGGTgtgaaaaaaagggaaaagttAATATTAGCACCAGCTGACAGAAATAAACGGAATGGAGTTATCTGACCGTATCGGAGCCGCTCATCTGGACCGGAGGAGAAACCGAGAGCTGCAGCGACAAGAGCGCATTTTCAACACCAAAGTCCGGACTATAGGAGTGAGTCCAAAACAATGGTTTATTCATTCCATAAAGCTCAGACTGCCATGATCACTTTAAAGTGTAATCTCCTATTGTGTAGATTGATAAAGAAGCTCTGGAGCATCAGGTCCAGGAAAAGAAACAGCAAGAAGAATCAGTGGCCAAAGAGCTGAAGGAATATGGTGAGTTCAGAAACATCAAGTGACAGGATTTAAAGGAGAAGTCCAACCTGAAACACAATCAGTATGAT
This genomic stretch from Hemibagrus wyckioides isolate EC202008001 linkage group LG08, SWU_Hwy_1.0, whole genome shotgun sequence harbors:
- the LOC131357462 gene encoding probable polypeptide N-acetylgalactosaminyltransferase 8, with the translated sequence MDHGAGFVHRDIAVLEQSRRSLLFQKWGRNLSHDEQREAQASYIKYGYNVYLSDRLPINRPLPDTRDPRCASKVYPEQLPSLSVVLIYLNEALSVLKRAIHSIIHRTPAHLLKEIILVDDHSTNEDLGESLDFYISTTQKQHPQLKILRVRHDRQMGLAQARISGWTAASADVVAILDTHIEVNVMWAEPMLAQIKEDRTVVTSPVFDRVNYDDLEVVWYEPNAQGFDWALWCLYEPFDPEWYKDQLKPGKSPSVMGILVADRAFLGEIGSLDAGMEVYGGENVELGIRVWTCGGSIKVVPCSKIAHIERSHKPYAPDLTKHMIRNALRVADIWMDEYKYHVNIAWNLPLKDHGIDFGDTSERKKLREKLGCKPFKWYVENVYPNLDHWINLLGYGGVQNLDSQLCLDQGPVPGHTPVAYTCHYYNPQYTFYRESGEFYIGQLTSHKYKENRCLADPGTGNVPGLYKCREALMKNMGIYWDFKQGGELRNRKTNRCLEIHHHTLVIQNCSGQRWRKKYVIRPF